A genomic segment from Thermoleophilaceae bacterium encodes:
- a CDS encoding glycosyltransferase family 4 protein, protein MRILVVSNLYPPVQAGGYEARCAATSEALRAWHDVHVLTSTRGRPHAPADPRIRRELPILRTGRSSIAIAPLASARAMKAMRKNLAEISPDLIFVWNGSGVPHAALQVAHESGIPVAYSVGEYWFGRLYEADAFARFLLPGRVGLRGAWARVARALNRLPALRVDPLSPARAAICWNSEATRRICGIPPMITPTHEVTIYPAVAAPELWSAVDRQPAAKPTIAYVGRVEPVKGPDVAYRALADLRDRHGVEARLVLAGSYSGSARAELDRLAVDLGISHLVELRGRLDPGEVARLLGEAHALVVPSVWEEPFGIVLLEAALARVPVVAARSGGMPEALREPSEALFFSIEDAAGCSDALAQTLGDPAGTQARVAAAYDRATSLSFDRYVAEMNQFVIDARESFDESGRKAVAR, encoded by the coding sequence GGCCACGTCAGAAGCGCTGCGGGCGTGGCATGACGTTCACGTGCTCACCTCCACGCGCGGGCGCCCGCACGCTCCGGCCGATCCACGGATCCGGCGCGAGCTCCCCATCCTGCGCACGGGCAGGAGCTCGATCGCGATCGCACCGCTGGCATCCGCGCGGGCCATGAAGGCGATGCGGAAAAACCTCGCCGAGATCAGCCCCGACCTGATCTTCGTCTGGAACGGCTCTGGTGTCCCGCACGCCGCCCTCCAGGTGGCGCACGAGAGCGGGATACCGGTCGCTTACAGCGTCGGCGAGTACTGGTTCGGCCGCCTCTACGAAGCGGATGCGTTCGCGCGCTTCCTGCTACCCGGGCGCGTGGGCCTGCGAGGCGCGTGGGCGCGCGTCGCACGCGCCCTGAACCGGCTTCCCGCACTCCGTGTGGATCCGCTGAGCCCGGCGCGCGCGGCGATCTGCTGGAACAGCGAGGCCACCCGCCGAATCTGCGGTATCCCGCCGATGATCACGCCCACCCACGAGGTCACCATCTACCCGGCTGTGGCGGCACCCGAGCTCTGGTCAGCCGTCGACCGGCAACCCGCCGCGAAGCCGACGATTGCCTACGTCGGCAGGGTCGAGCCCGTGAAGGGCCCCGACGTGGCGTACAGGGCGCTCGCGGACCTGCGCGACCGCCACGGCGTGGAGGCGAGGCTCGTGCTCGCCGGCTCCTACAGCGGCTCCGCACGGGCCGAGCTCGACCGCCTGGCCGTCGATCTCGGCATAAGCCACCTTGTGGAGCTGCGCGGCCGCCTCGATCCGGGGGAGGTTGCCCGCCTGCTCGGGGAGGCGCACGCTCTCGTCGTCCCGTCTGTGTGGGAGGAGCCGTTCGGAATCGTGCTGCTCGAGGCCGCTCTCGCCCGCGTGCCGGTGGTGGCCGCGCGCAGTGGAGGCATGCCCGAGGCGTTGCGCGAGCCTTCGGAGGCTCTGTTCTTCTCGATAGAGGATGCCGCTGGCTGCTCGGACGCCCTCGCGCAGACGCTGGGCGATCCCGCCGGCACGCAAGCTCGTGTCGCGGCCGCGTACGACCGGGCCACCTCACTGTCCTTCGATCGCTACGTCGCGGAGATGAACCAGTTCGTGATCGACGCCCGCGAGTCGTTCGACGAGAGCGGCCGGAAGGCCGTGGCTCGTTAG
- a CDS encoding glycosyltransferase family 4 protein — MTTDADGGAEFAAMEMLWALKQRGHDPVMVTNRPSIARDTGVRVRTIDIGPKLSGSDWLKVGVRWPQYLLRLRRALQAEAPYEVLLLHYKKEQLMGRQLPRSLRPALVWAEWGPVPVQMRNGPGAWLYRDAARHADYVMAISQGTVDSVVSMGVDPHKVEFVPNVMRGHDLRFTAEGRARVRRELGIPDDAFVIGCISRFHPKKRNDVLVEAVKTLDERAHLILAGAGETEAELRGQAEPLGTRVHFVRTPGDDVADYTSAFELGVFCPSPAEGQPRAVILPWLAGRPAISTGPMGVADMITDGIGEIASPENDPAAVAQILRDYMNDPERLKREGAAALDRALATYDAPVVAERIERIFREAGAGGA, encoded by the coding sequence TTGACCACGGACGCCGACGGCGGAGCGGAGTTCGCAGCGATGGAGATGCTGTGGGCGCTCAAGCAACGCGGCCACGATCCCGTGATGGTCACGAACCGTCCGTCCATCGCGCGCGACACCGGCGTACGCGTGCGCACCATCGACATCGGGCCGAAGCTGTCCGGAAGCGACTGGCTGAAGGTCGGTGTGAGATGGCCGCAGTACCTGCTGCGCCTGCGCCGCGCGCTCCAGGCCGAGGCACCCTATGAGGTCCTCCTCCTGCACTACAAGAAGGAGCAGCTCATGGGCCGGCAGCTGCCGCGCTCGCTTCGGCCCGCGCTCGTGTGGGCCGAGTGGGGCCCGGTGCCCGTCCAGATGCGGAACGGTCCCGGCGCCTGGCTCTACCGCGACGCCGCACGTCACGCCGATTACGTCATGGCCATCTCGCAGGGCACCGTCGACTCGGTCGTGTCGATGGGCGTGGATCCGCACAAGGTCGAGTTCGTGCCGAACGTGATGCGCGGCCACGACCTCCGCTTCACGGCCGAGGGCCGGGCACGGGTCCGCCGGGAGCTCGGTATTCCCGACGACGCCTTCGTGATCGGCTGCATCTCGCGCTTCCACCCGAAGAAGCGCAACGACGTGCTGGTTGAGGCCGTGAAGACGCTCGACGAGCGCGCCCATCTGATCCTGGCTGGAGCAGGCGAGACCGAGGCGGAGCTTCGCGGGCAGGCAGAGCCCCTGGGCACGCGCGTGCACTTCGTTCGCACACCGGGCGATGACGTGGCGGACTACACCTCGGCGTTCGAGCTCGGCGTGTTCTGTCCGAGCCCCGCGGAGGGACAGCCGCGAGCGGTGATCCTGCCCTGGCTCGCCGGCCGGCCCGCGATCTCCACCGGTCCGATGGGCGTGGCCGACATGATCACCGACGGCATCGGTGAGATTGCCTCCCCGGAGAACGACCCGGCCGCGGTGGCGCAGATCCTGAGGGACTACATGAACGACCCGGAGCGCTTGAAGCGCGAGGGAGCCGCCGCACTGGACCGCGCGCTCGCCACGTATGACGCGCCCGTGGTGGCAGAACGCATAGAGCGGATCTTCCGCGAGGCCGGCGCCGGGGGCGCCTAA
- a CDS encoding glycosyltransferase, protein MTLNGRDIVCVGCADWDTEIRTNQHHLMSRLGRDHRVLFVESLGLRQPQLAARDLRRALNRLVRGIAPPRLADDGVYVLSPLVLPFHRYRLVRAVNRRLLPRLIRRAARRLGIAAPVLWAYNPQAEALIDTLRPSSVIYHCVDDIAAQKGVDAESFRQAERRYAASADVIFATSEPLAARMRELSDRVVAMPNVADTPLFASALDHGPVDAAMAALPRPRIVFIGAVVATKLDLGLLVSLARARPEWSFALVGPVGAGDPGTDVAALEAEPNIHLLGARRHDKLPEVLRGADAGIIPYALNDLTASIFPLKVYEYLAAGLPVVTTPLPSLAGVDGVVTAADADSAAARLDELLAEDNPERRRERSRLASGHSWDERLDEMVTAIEQASA, encoded by the coding sequence GTGACGCTGAACGGCCGCGACATCGTGTGCGTCGGCTGCGCCGACTGGGACACCGAGATTCGCACCAACCAGCACCACCTGATGTCGCGGCTGGGCCGCGACCACCGGGTGCTGTTCGTGGAGTCGCTGGGGCTGCGCCAGCCACAGCTGGCGGCCCGGGACCTGCGCCGCGCGCTCAACCGGCTGGTACGCGGGATCGCCCCACCCCGGCTTGCCGACGACGGCGTGTACGTGCTCTCGCCACTCGTCCTGCCCTTCCACCGGTACCGGCTGGTCCGCGCCGTGAACCGCCGCCTGCTTCCCCGCTTGATCCGCCGCGCCGCGCGCCGCCTCGGAATAGCCGCACCGGTGCTGTGGGCTTACAATCCCCAGGCCGAGGCGCTGATTGACACGCTGCGCCCCTCCAGCGTGATCTACCACTGCGTGGACGACATCGCGGCACAGAAGGGGGTGGATGCCGAGAGCTTCCGCCAGGCGGAGCGACGCTACGCGGCGTCGGCCGACGTGATCTTCGCGACGTCGGAGCCGCTCGCCGCGCGCATGCGCGAGCTCTCGGATCGCGTGGTGGCGATGCCGAACGTGGCCGACACGCCGCTGTTCGCGTCGGCGCTCGACCACGGGCCCGTGGACGCGGCGATGGCGGCCCTGCCGAGGCCGCGGATCGTCTTCATCGGCGCCGTGGTGGCGACGAAGCTGGACTTAGGCCTCCTGGTATCCCTGGCCCGTGCGCGGCCCGAGTGGAGCTTCGCTCTCGTCGGGCCCGTGGGCGCGGGCGATCCCGGCACCGACGTCGCCGCACTGGAGGCCGAGCCGAACATTCACCTGCTCGGCGCTCGCCGCCACGACAAGCTGCCCGAGGTGCTGCGCGGCGCCGACGCGGGCATCATCCCGTACGCGCTCAACGACCTCACCGCGAGCATCTTTCCGCTGAAGGTGTACGAATACCTCGCCGCCGGCCTGCCGGTCGTCACCACCCCTCTCCCCTCGCTCGCGGGGGTCGACGGCGTCGTGACCGCCGCGGATGCGGACAGCGCGGCCGCGCGGCTCGACGAGCTCCTGGCCGAGGACAACCCGGAGCGCCGCAGGGAGCGCTCGCGGCTCGCGAGCGGTCATTCCTGGGACGAGCGGCTCGACGAGATGGTCACGGCGATCGAACAGGCTTCGGCTTGA
- a CDS encoding sugar phosphate nucleotidyltransferase produces the protein MKRAVILAGGQGMRLRPYTAVIPKPLMPVGDRPVLDIVVRQLKHAGFERITIATGYLAELIEAFFGDGANYNIPIDYFRENEPLGTVGALSLIEGLDSDFLVMNGDTLTDMDYSGLLERHRASGAAATIATTEREVQISLGVLHFDENNGSHESHVLTGYTEKPQIKYQASMGVYCFSPRAVTHIEPGERLDFPDLILRLLAKGEEVRAWMCRDYWLDIGRHDDYERAQAEFDRMRDRLIPNE, from the coding sequence ATGAAGCGTGCCGTGATCCTCGCCGGCGGCCAGGGCATGCGCCTACGCCCGTACACCGCCGTCATTCCCAAGCCGCTGATGCCCGTGGGCGACCGCCCCGTGCTCGACATCGTCGTCCGGCAGCTCAAGCACGCCGGCTTCGAACGCATCACGATCGCCACCGGCTACCTCGCCGAGTTGATCGAGGCGTTCTTCGGTGACGGCGCGAACTACAACATTCCGATCGACTACTTCCGCGAGAACGAGCCGCTCGGCACGGTCGGCGCGCTCTCGCTGATCGAGGGCCTCGACAGCGACTTCCTCGTGATGAACGGGGACACCCTCACGGACATGGACTACTCCGGCCTGCTCGAGCGCCACCGCGCGAGTGGCGCTGCGGCCACCATCGCCACGACCGAGCGCGAGGTGCAGATCTCGCTCGGGGTCCTCCACTTCGACGAGAACAACGGCAGCCATGAGAGCCATGTGCTCACCGGCTATACCGAGAAGCCGCAGATCAAGTACCAGGCGAGCATGGGCGTCTACTGCTTCTCCCCCCGCGCGGTCACGCACATCGAGCCCGGTGAGCGCCTCGACTTTCCGGACCTGATACTGCGACTGCTCGCGAAGGGCGAGGAAGTGCGTGCGTGGATGTGCAGGGACTACTGGCTCGACATCGGTCGCCACGATGACTACGAGCGCGCGCAGGCCGAGTTCGACCGTATGCGCGACCGGCTGATCCCGAACGAGTGA
- a CDS encoding sugar transferase has product MRDVSPIPLDDSLVTPLPQRNERGYARFGTRKRALAQPIPEGDAGASARRDTTYRLALLVSDLVAASFAVSVGVLVIGNLSLNAAAFGAILLMPLLSKACGLYDRDQNLIRKTTLDEIPSIFQVTTLYTLLIAIGEHQLFDDSLQQKQILALWGLLFISMTLARTAARRLARMIARPERCLVVGDIDSAEPVRRKLRTSRELNAVLVGRVPLEDERPVPDVVGSFDNLGIVLAEHDVDRVLIAPGGQDPELILHAVRLVKSMGVKVSVLPRLFEVVGSAVEFDDLDGIPVLGLRGQGLPASSRALKRICDVVTAAVALTLLGPALIVVAIMIRLDSAGPVLFRQRRVGRHGHEFKIFKFRTMYDGADSMKQHLLSRNEGADGFFKMTNDPRVTRVGRWLRKTYLDELPQLINVLRGEMSLVGPRPLVLDEDRRINGWQRGRLDLTPGMTGFWQVLGSSRVPLHEMVKIDYLYATNWSLWLDLKLMLRTVPYVLARRGI; this is encoded by the coding sequence TTGAGAGACGTTTCGCCCATTCCACTGGACGACTCGCTGGTCACTCCGCTGCCCCAGCGGAATGAGCGCGGCTACGCGCGCTTCGGCACCCGCAAGAGGGCGCTAGCCCAGCCGATCCCGGAGGGCGACGCCGGCGCGAGCGCCCGCCGCGACACCACCTACCGTCTGGCGCTGCTCGTCAGCGATCTGGTGGCCGCCTCGTTCGCCGTGTCGGTCGGGGTGCTCGTGATTGGCAACCTGAGCCTCAACGCCGCGGCCTTCGGGGCGATCCTGCTCATGCCGCTCCTCTCGAAGGCGTGTGGCCTGTACGACCGCGATCAGAACCTGATCCGCAAGACCACGCTCGACGAGATCCCATCGATCTTCCAGGTCACAACGCTCTACACGCTGCTGATCGCGATCGGAGAGCATCAGCTCTTCGACGACAGCCTGCAGCAGAAGCAGATCCTCGCGCTGTGGGGCCTGCTCTTCATCTCGATGACTCTCGCCCGCACGGCCGCACGGCGCCTTGCCCGGATGATCGCGCGGCCTGAGCGCTGCCTCGTGGTCGGCGACATCGACTCGGCCGAGCCGGTGCGGCGCAAGCTGCGCACCAGCCGCGAGCTGAACGCCGTGCTCGTCGGTCGCGTGCCGCTCGAGGACGAGCGGCCGGTGCCGGACGTGGTCGGCTCCTTCGACAACCTCGGCATCGTCCTGGCCGAGCACGACGTGGACCGCGTGCTGATCGCGCCGGGCGGGCAGGACCCCGAGCTGATCCTCCACGCCGTGCGCCTGGTCAAGTCGATGGGCGTGAAGGTGAGCGTCCTGCCACGGCTGTTCGAGGTCGTGGGCTCGGCCGTGGAGTTCGACGACCTGGACGGCATCCCGGTGCTCGGGCTTCGCGGGCAGGGCCTGCCGGCGTCCTCGCGTGCGCTCAAGCGCATCTGCGACGTGGTCACGGCGGCCGTGGCGCTCACGCTGCTCGGCCCGGCGCTGATCGTCGTCGCAATCATGATCCGGCTCGACTCCGCGGGTCCCGTGCTCTTCCGGCAGAGGCGCGTGGGCCGGCACGGCCACGAGTTCAAGATCTTCAAGTTCCGCACGATGTACGACGGTGCGGACTCGATGAAGCAGCACCTCCTGTCCCGCAACGAGGGAGCCGATGGCTTCTTCAAGATGACGAACGACCCGCGCGTCACGCGGGTCGGCCGCTGGCTGCGGAAGACCTACCTGGACGAGCTGCCCCAGCTCATCAACGTGCTCCGGGGCGAGATGAGCCTGGTGGGTCCGCGGCCGCTCGTGCTCGACGAGGACCGCCGCATAAATGGCTGGCAGCGCGGCCGTCTCGACCTCACCCCGGGGATGACCGGCTTCTGGCAGGTCCTCGGCTCCTCGCGGGTGCCGCTGCACGAGATGGTCAAGATCGACTACCTCTACGCTACGAACTGGTCGCTGTGGCTCGATCTCAAGTTGATGCTTCGTACCGTCCCGTACGTGCTCGCCAGACGCGGCATCTAA
- a CDS encoding DegT/DnrJ/EryC1/StrS family aminotransferase has translation MSERSIMSVPLFASNHERYLPLLQQRVSEVIASGRYILGPEVEAFEREFADYLGARHCVGVANGTDAITLALRALGVEPGDEVVLPSFTFYATAEAAVNAGATPVFCDIDPATFCVTRETVERALTARTKAIVAVHLFGNVAPIPELLELGLPVLEDAAQAAGATLDGRKAGALGSAATFSFFPSKNLYCLGDGGAVITNDDDVAERLRRLRFHGSEDKVTFVDVGYNSRLDEIQAAALRLLLPELDGWNANRRAAARAYADQGLGEVVSLPQPVKGADPVYHLYVVRSPDSDELARELEAAGVGSRAYYRTPVHLQPAMARFGGERLDLPGTEEAARENLALPMGSDLGSDAISEVVGACRGARV, from the coding sequence TTGAGCGAGCGCTCCATCATGTCTGTGCCCCTATTCGCATCGAATCACGAGCGCTACCTGCCACTGCTCCAGCAGCGGGTGAGCGAGGTGATCGCTAGCGGCCGCTACATCCTCGGCCCGGAGGTCGAGGCGTTCGAGCGTGAGTTCGCGGACTACCTGGGGGCCCGCCACTGCGTGGGTGTGGCCAACGGCACGGACGCCATCACGCTCGCGCTCCGGGCGCTCGGGGTGGAGCCCGGCGACGAGGTGGTGTTGCCCTCGTTCACGTTCTACGCGACCGCGGAGGCGGCGGTGAACGCAGGCGCCACGCCCGTCTTCTGCGACATCGATCCGGCCACCTTCTGCGTCACGCGCGAGACGGTGGAGCGTGCGCTCACGGCGCGCACCAAGGCAATCGTGGCCGTGCACCTGTTCGGCAACGTCGCCCCCATCCCCGAGCTGCTGGAGCTCGGGCTGCCCGTGCTCGAGGACGCCGCCCAGGCGGCCGGCGCAACGCTCGACGGGCGCAAGGCAGGCGCGCTCGGCAGCGCGGCAACCTTCTCCTTCTTCCCCTCGAAGAACCTCTACTGCCTCGGCGACGGCGGTGCCGTGATCACGAACGACGACGACGTGGCCGAGCGCCTGAGGCGCCTGCGCTTCCACGGCTCAGAAGACAAGGTGACGTTCGTCGACGTGGGTTACAACTCTCGCCTGGACGAGATCCAGGCGGCCGCCCTGCGCCTGCTCCTGCCCGAGCTAGACGGGTGGAACGCCAACCGCAGAGCCGCGGCCCGCGCGTACGCCGACCAGGGACTGGGCGAGGTCGTCTCGCTTCCGCAGCCGGTCAAGGGAGCCGACCCGGTGTATCACCTCTACGTAGTCCGCTCTCCGGATTCGGACGAGTTGGCCCGCGAACTCGAGGCCGCCGGTGTGGGCTCACGCGCCTATTACCGCACGCCGGTACACCTCCAGCCGGCCATGGCTCGCTTCGGCGGCGAGCGGCTCGACCTCCCCGGCACCGAGGAAGCGGCTCGCGAGAATCTCGCTCTGCCAATGGGTTCCGACCTCGGTTCGGACGCGATCTCCGAGGTCGTGGGCGCCTGTCGGGGGGCGCGTGTGTAG
- a CDS encoding methyltransferase domain-containing protein, whose product MNRSVVEYGHHPGREYTPAAFRHYVRRLALFGAMERLDFSTALDVGCAEGFFMGAIGERFGAEMWGVDISDAAVRKARDTLGTPVAAADALNLPLADGSFDLVYSTETIEHVLHPEKMISEMRRVARRWVVVTTPVSQSAHEHEPDFELKDEGHVNDFDQATMERLFGPGADLGSFRCNSTFALLKAVGRYLPAPLRDGFYRVDHWTARRLGGPHKAFTPLRNRDWLIIAPGDGHEAGPREWRCPICKGPLDQSADGLRCPADGNSYGFVSDGIPDFARAA is encoded by the coding sequence ATGAACCGTTCGGTGGTCGAGTACGGCCACCACCCCGGCCGCGAATACACGCCGGCGGCGTTCCGCCACTACGTGCGGCGTCTGGCGCTCTTCGGCGCCATGGAGCGGCTCGATTTCAGCACCGCGCTCGACGTCGGCTGCGCGGAGGGCTTCTTCATGGGGGCGATTGGCGAGCGCTTCGGAGCGGAGATGTGGGGCGTGGACATCTCCGACGCCGCCGTGCGCAAGGCGCGGGACACGCTCGGCACACCGGTTGCGGCCGCTGACGCGCTCAACCTCCCCCTTGCCGACGGCAGCTTCGACCTCGTCTACTCCACCGAGACGATCGAGCATGTGCTGCACCCGGAGAAGATGATCTCCGAGATGCGCCGTGTGGCTCGCCGCTGGGTCGTGGTCACCACCCCGGTGAGCCAGAGCGCTCACGAACACGAGCCCGACTTCGAGCTCAAAGACGAGGGCCACGTGAACGATTTCGACCAGGCGACGATGGAGCGACTCTTCGGACCGGGCGCAGACCTTGGCAGCTTCCGGTGCAACAGCACGTTCGCTCTTCTCAAGGCGGTCGGGCGGTATCTGCCCGCGCCTCTGCGCGACGGGTTCTACCGGGTCGACCACTGGACGGCGCGGCGCCTCGGCGGCCCCCATAAGGCGTTCACGCCCCTCCGGAACCGCGACTGGCTGATCATCGCGCCCGGGGATGGACACGAAGCCGGACCGCGCGAGTGGCGCTGCCCGATCTGCAAGGGTCCTCTCGATCAGTCGGCGGACGGGCTCAGGTGCCCGGCGGATGGCAACAGCTATGGCTTCGTGAGCGACGGGATCCCGGACTTCGCGCGCGCCGCTTGA
- a CDS encoding GNAT family N-acetyltransferase, giving the protein MLTAELIDDPAGLEPWVARWDALATEVGAPYCAPAWMISCWHHTVAGDARLRTVIVHDGGELVGLAPYFVQLHRLGLAEYRVLGAGISHRIGPIARAGHEDEVAAALTQALAAADPAPSSFLLEGVDRAAPWPDLIRTDWPGRLRPTLRKTYMMNAPTLSLEGEFEEWYESQSANFRQKMRQKRRQMEKRGGEIRMVTEPDEADRVLDSMIRQHRERWAARGLEGSLQHGMEEHLRSAVPALLPEQRARLWSIFADGEAVSTHLFFTAGGEVASWGGGFEPEWASVSPAQLVILAAVEDAFRRQERRVDWGGGILDYKLRFANGDDPVEWVALFPKNARYPLTRARMMPKAARLAARNLYRRLPEPTRDRLQGLRGRAKGR; this is encoded by the coding sequence ATGCTGACGGCTGAGTTGATCGACGATCCGGCCGGCCTCGAGCCGTGGGTCGCCCGGTGGGATGCACTCGCCACCGAAGTCGGGGCGCCCTACTGCGCGCCCGCCTGGATGATCTCCTGCTGGCACCACACCGTCGCGGGCGACGCGCGGCTGCGGACGGTGATCGTCCACGACGGCGGCGAGCTCGTGGGGCTCGCGCCCTACTTCGTGCAGCTCCACAGGCTCGGGCTCGCCGAGTACCGCGTGCTCGGAGCGGGCATCTCCCACCGCATCGGGCCGATCGCCCGCGCGGGGCATGAGGACGAGGTGGCGGCCGCGCTCACGCAGGCTCTGGCAGCGGCCGATCCCGCGCCATCGAGCTTCCTTCTCGAAGGCGTGGACCGCGCCGCGCCATGGCCAGACCTGATCCGGACCGACTGGCCGGGGAGGCTGCGGCCCACCCTGCGCAAGACGTACATGATGAACGCCCCCACCCTCTCGCTCGAAGGCGAGTTCGAGGAGTGGTACGAGTCCCAGAGCGCGAACTTCCGCCAGAAGATGAGGCAGAAGCGAAGGCAGATGGAGAAGCGCGGCGGCGAGATCCGCATGGTCACCGAGCCCGACGAGGCGGACCGCGTGCTCGACTCGATGATCCGCCAGCACCGCGAGCGCTGGGCGGCCCGCGGGCTCGAGGGATCGCTGCAGCACGGGATGGAGGAGCACCTGCGCTCCGCGGTACCGGCGCTGCTGCCCGAGCAGCGTGCGCGGCTGTGGTCGATCTTCGCCGACGGTGAGGCGGTTTCCACGCATCTGTTCTTCACCGCCGGCGGAGAGGTGGCGTCGTGGGGAGGCGGCTTCGAGCCGGAGTGGGCATCGGTCTCCCCCGCCCAGCTCGTGATACTCGCCGCCGTGGAGGATGCGTTCCGCCGGCAGGAGCGCCGGGTGGACTGGGGCGGCGGCATTCTGGACTACAAGCTCCGTTTCGCAAACGGCGACGACCCGGTGGAATGGGTGGCGCTGTTTCCGAAGAACGCCCGCTATCCACTTACGCGCGCACGGATGATGCCCAAGGCCGCGCGGCTCGCCGCTCGGAACCTCTACCGGCGCCTGCCGGAGCCGACGCGGGACCGGCTTCAGGGGCTGCGCGGCCGGGCGAAGGGCCGCTAG
- a CDS encoding O-antigen ligase family protein, with protein sequence MPRQEEAIAIWWILAIAVALGLLPRARPGRTVLIPLLALALLGVWTAISLGWTESDERTFAELARFFHYAGLLLLVWSAVDRRTWRPAAAGLLAGALVICAAALGSRLWPSAFPTDYVVTNLKLNRLSYPFNYWNAVGAFAVMSIAMALSWSAHARRLPLRAAALAFVPMCGATAYLTYSRAAVIGTALALLLVLVFSRNRWVAFVHELGGAAGAALAIAVIRGHHQIADATGNAGAGVVLLAVLAGAAIAATTACVTWVLRGDERWRLPARPARYAVAAGVVLAIVLVPTAGHAQITKGWHSFKKLPPSETSSDPAARLSSLNGNRYYIWRSAIRAFKHHPVDGTGAGTFEFWWSRNGGGEFIRDAHSLYLEEFAEQGAVGGVLMLAFVVSLAVVGIRARRLLPEGDLGVQGGLLAAFGAYLLHAGVDWMWESTTVSLLALLAIAVAGAAAAAPAARRARVPARVAFAVVGLVAVLVQLPGLSSTLRTRASQRAFERRDNATALSDATDAIAAEPWAASPYMQRALVEEAQGNLVASRVDLLRAQRREPTNYRYPLILSRVQAEAGNTGAAIANFRRAKALRPKSPFVEAGAPTQ encoded by the coding sequence GTGCCCAGGCAGGAGGAGGCGATCGCGATCTGGTGGATCCTCGCGATCGCGGTGGCGCTCGGCCTGTTGCCGCGCGCGCGTCCCGGCCGCACGGTGCTGATCCCCCTGCTGGCCCTCGCTCTTCTGGGGGTCTGGACGGCGATCAGCCTCGGCTGGACGGAGAGCGACGAGCGCACGTTCGCGGAGCTGGCGCGCTTCTTCCACTACGCCGGCCTCCTGCTGCTCGTGTGGAGCGCCGTGGACCGCCGGACGTGGCGGCCGGCCGCCGCGGGCCTCCTGGCCGGTGCGCTCGTCATATGCGCCGCCGCCCTCGGGAGCCGGCTCTGGCCGAGCGCGTTCCCCACCGACTACGTGGTCACCAACCTCAAGCTCAACCGCCTCAGCTATCCCTTCAACTACTGGAACGCCGTCGGAGCGTTTGCGGTCATGTCGATCGCGATGGCGCTCAGCTGGAGCGCGCACGCCCGCCGGCTGCCCCTGCGGGCCGCCGCCCTGGCATTCGTGCCGATGTGCGGGGCCACCGCATACCTCACCTACTCCCGTGCGGCGGTGATCGGCACCGCGCTCGCGCTGCTTCTCGTGCTCGTGTTCAGCCGCAACCGCTGGGTCGCCTTCGTCCACGAGCTGGGCGGCGCGGCCGGCGCGGCGCTCGCGATCGCCGTGATCAGAGGCCACCATCAGATCGCCGACGCCACGGGCAACGCCGGCGCCGGCGTCGTGCTCCTCGCGGTGCTGGCCGGCGCGGCGATCGCCGCCACCACCGCCTGCGTCACGTGGGTGCTGCGCGGCGACGAGCGCTGGCGGCTGCCGGCGCGTCCGGCGCGTTACGCGGTTGCCGCCGGGGTCGTGCTGGCGATCGTGCTGGTGCCGACGGCCGGCCACGCCCAGATCACGAAGGGCTGGCACTCCTTCAAGAAGCTGCCGCCAAGCGAGACGAGCTCGGACCCCGCCGCGCGGCTCTCGAGCCTGAACGGCAACCGCTACTACATCTGGCGCTCCGCGATCCGGGCGTTCAAGCACCACCCCGTGGACGGCACCGGAGCCGGCACGTTCGAGTTCTGGTGGTCGCGCAACGGCGGCGGGGAGTTCATCCGCGACGCTCATTCGCTGTATCTGGAGGAGTTCGCCGAGCAGGGCGCGGTGGGTGGGGTGCTGATGCTGGCCTTCGTCGTCAGCCTCGCCGTAGTCGGGATTCGAGCCCGCCGTCTGCTCCCGGAGGGCGACCTCGGAGTCCAGGGCGGCCTGCTCGCGGCGTTCGGCGCATACCTCCTGCACGCCGGCGTGGACTGGATGTGGGAGTCCACCACCGTCAGCCTGCTCGCCCTGCTGGCGATCGCAGTGGCGGGCGCGGCCGCTGCCGCCCCTGCCGCCCGGCGGGCGCGCGTGCCCGCTCGGGTGGCCTTTGCAGTGGTCGGCCTGGTGGCGGTGCTCGTGCAACTACCCGGCCTCTCCTCAACGCTGCGGACACGCGCGAGCCAGCGGGCGTTCGAGCGGCGCGACAACGCTACGGCCCTTTCGGACGCCACCGACGCAATCGCCGCGGAACCGTGGGCGGCCAGCCCCTACATGCAGCGTGCGCTCGTGGAGGAGGCGCAGGGCAACCTCGTGGCGAGCCGGGTGGACCTCCTGCGGGCGCAACGTCGCGAGCCCACCAATTACCGCTATCCGTTGATCCTCTCCCGGGTGCAGGCCGAGGCCGGCAACACCGGGGCCGCCATCGCCAACTTCCGGCGCGCTAAGGCGCTTCGGCCGAAGTCGCCGTTCGTCGAAGCCGGCGCGCCCACGCAGTGA